Proteins encoded together in one Lathyrus oleraceus cultivar Zhongwan6 chromosome 5, CAAS_Psat_ZW6_1.0, whole genome shotgun sequence window:
- the LOC127083178 gene encoding adenosylhomocysteinase, translated as MALLVETTTSGREYKVKDMSQADFGRLEIELAEVEMPGLMSSRVEFGPSQPFKGAKITGSLHMTIQTAVLIETLTALGAEVRWCSCNIFSTQDHAAAAIARDSAAVFAWKGETLQEYWWCSERALDWGPSGGPDLIVDDGGDVTLLIHEGLKAEQLFEKNGTLPDPSSTDNAEMQIVYTIIRDGLKTDPKRYHKMKDRIVGVSEETTTGVKRLYQMQANGSLLFPAINVNDSVTKSKFDNLYGCRHSLPDGLMRATDVMIAGKIAVVCGYGDVGKGCAAALKQGGARVVVTEIDPICALQALMEGLQVLTLEDVVSEADIFVTTTGNKDIIMVSDMKKMKNNAIVCNIGHFDNEIDMHGLETYPGVKRITIKPQTDRWVFPENNSGIIVLAEGRLMNLGCATGHPSFVMSCSFTNQVIAQIELWKEKTSGKYEKKVYVLPKHLDEKVASLHLNQLGAKLTKLSKDQADYISVPVEGPYKPAHYRY; from the exons ATGGCGTTGCTGGTTGAAACCACCACAAGCGGCCGTGAATACAAAGTGAAAGACATGTCTCAGGCCGATTTCGGCCGTCTCGAAATCGAGCTGGCCGAAGTCGAAATGCCTGGTCTCATGTCATCCCGTGTTGAATTCGGACCCTCCCAGCCCTTCAAAGGCGCCAAAATCACCGGTTCCCTCCACATGACGATCCAAACCGCCGTCCTCATCGAAACCCTAACCGCTCTCGGCGCCGAAGTCCGCTGGTGTTCCTGCAACATTTTCTCCACACAAGATCACGCCGCTGCCGCCATCGCCCGCGACAGTGCCGCGGTCTTCGCGTGGAAAGGTGAAACTCTCCAGGAGTATTGGTGGTGCTCTGAACGCGCTCTTGATTGGGGTCCTTCCGGTGGACCAGATCTCATTGTTGACGATGGTGGTGATGTCACTCTTTTGATCCATGAAGGTCTTAAAGCTGAACAGCTTTTCGAGAAGAATGGTACGTTGCCTGATCCTTCTTCCACTGATAATGCTGAAATGCAGATCGTTTATACCATTATCAGAGATGGATTGAAAACCGATCCAAAGCGTTACCACAAGATGAAGGATAGAATTGTTGGTGTCTCTGAAGAAACTACCACTGGTGTTAAGAGGCTTTATCAGATGCAGGCTAATGGTTCCCTTTTGTTCCCTGCTATCAATGTCAATGACTCTGTTACCAAGAGCAAG TTTGACAACTTGTATGGTTGCCGTCACTCACTTCCCGATGGACTCATGAGAGCTACTGATGTGATGATTGCCGGAAAGATTGCTGTTGTATGTGGTTACGGAGATGTTGGCAAGGGTTGTGCTGCCGCCTTGAAACAGGGTGGTGCTCGTGTGGTCGTGACTGAGATCGATCCAATCTGTGCACTTCAAGCACTCATGGAAGGTCTACAAGTTCTCACTCTTGAGGATGTTGTCTCTGAGGCTGATATTTTCGTTACCACCACTGGTAACAAAGACATTATCATGGTCAGTGACATGAAGAAAATGAAGAACAATGCTATCGTCTGCAACATTGGTCACTTCGACAATGAAATCGATATGCATGGTCTCGAGACATACCCTGGCGTGAAGCGCATTACAATTAAGCCACAGACTGACAGATGGGTTTTCCCTGAAAACAActctggtatcattgttttggCTGAAGGTCGTTTGATGAACTTGGGATGTGCTACCGGTCACCCAAGTTTCGTCATGTCGTGCTCCTTCACTAACCAAGTGATTGCTCAGATTGAGTTGTGGAAAGAAAAGACTTCTGGGAAGTATGAAAAGAAGGTGTATGTTTTGCCTAAGCATCTTGATGAGAAGGTAGCTTCTCTTCATCTTAACCAGCTTGGAGCTAAGCTTACCAAGCTTTCCAAAGATCAGGCAGATTACATCAGTGTGCCGGTTGAGGGTCCATACAAGCCTGCTCACTACAGGTACTGA